A segment of the Lolium perenne isolate Kyuss_39 chromosome 3, Kyuss_2.0, whole genome shotgun sequence genome:
AGGGCATGGTTCACTTACTAATAGTTTGAAACAAATGACTGAAATCACGATTACTTTGTTTGCTGGCGCTTGTATGTACTTATGAACACGAAACAGGAATCAGGTGGAGTTCTGGTTACCTTGATCAATCAGTTCCAAGCCCCCTGTGCGTTGTAGTTGGGGTACGGGATCCTGCCGGACTCGATGAGCTTCACGTCGTTGTCGAGGATCTCGTAATGGCGGCGCACCTCATCGGCTGTCTTGGTCCCGCCCATGGCGCGGGACACCTTGAGCCAGCGGTCGGGCGTGCCCTCGCCGTAGTAGGCGAGGGCCTCCTCGAACAGCTTGTTCTCCCTGGTGCTCCACTCCGCGTTCACGCTGCCGCGGGAGGAGCTCCTTGACACAGAAGACATCTCGACCTGGATAGGAATTAGTATATCTTTCTCGGAAACTAACCAGCTAGCTAGCGCGCTGAAGTTTTCTGATCTTCAGAAGCTCCGATGGTTTTGATGACCGCTGTGCTGCTACGGTGTCCGATATTTATAGACCCTTTGGGGCGCCGCCAGCGGCAAAGATCAGTCAGGCTAAGGAGATTCTGAACTTTTCTGGGCAAAGGTGCTCCCTTTGGAATGTATAGATTCCAGTGCTGCGATACGCTTGGGCTGACacatatgcatagattggttgatcCCGCACCCCCAGCGCGCGAACAAAGGCGCAGGATCGATGGATGTCACCATCTCAAATGCATGGGGCTGCATCCACACAGGTGAAGGGAAACTAAACGCCGGTCGACTGGTTAATTTACAGGCGTGCCGCTTAAAACCGTTGGTTGTCTGCTCATAGCGTGAGTAACATATGTAGTAATATCACACACCTCaaagcattttggtgacatggcatgacaataaataaagaaagagagtgagttggtaactagctatgttaccataacatcacacttctcaagacaagatgagtctacaatctAATAAATATAACATGCATGATACCACAAATATGTAACTACCCACTATAAAGATAGTAATATAAGGAGCAAATTACACCCTAGGTACAACAACTTGCACCTAATGTGCAGATTAGTACACTAAGTTGTAAAATGGGGAACCGCAGTACACCAACTTGTTAATCTGAAGCAAATCAGTCATTGCCTACCGAAAACTGCCGCGTGTGATACCACGGTGGCTGTGGAAAAGCCGCTCTTCCTCAGAAATCTTGCAAAAAATGTCCATGCTTATGTTGAACATTACGTTGGGCTCCTCTGATCCTCAACCAATAGAACCTGATAGTGTGGCGTCAACAGCGAAGTCCCCAAGCGTAACACTGTCAGGATTGTTATAATTGTTTGCCCTTGTCTTGATTATTTACGTAAAATTGAAGGTTCCAGTTGTTGACGAATCAGTACCAATACAAGAACGAGCAAGCCTCCTCGAGTTTTCCGTTACGACGCGAATGGCTCGCCGTCGCCGAACAAAAACTCCGTGGCGCGGTGGATCTGGTGGGGCGCGCCCAGACGCACGCTCGCCGTTGTCCTCGAGCACATCGCGGGCAGCAACTAGCCGTGGTTGGAGTTCCCGTCACTCAAATGGCAGTGGCATCGggatcctcctcgtcgtcatcgtctTTGAGGTCATCGTCGAGGGCCTCCGCGAGTCAGCGCGAACATAgggagggattagggatttacggCTTGGAAAACCGGCCTCCCATAGAAAATCTAGCACTGACGCCTCCCATACGGTCGACAACTCGTCTTTGTCGGACGTCGTATGGGGGGCTGACCTCTCACTCCCCGATAATTACGCTCTCTAATGCCCACGAAAAGACAAGGATGTAGATATAAAAAGCATAAATGCATGGTTTCTTTCTGTAAAAATACCATGGTCAACAAGGAGTAAGTACCTAGAAAGATAAATAAGCAATCTAAGGGAGCTAGTTGCAAGACTCCAGCGTAAACCATTTCTGTCTGTTTTGACTGATTTGCTTCGGATTACCAAGTTGTTGTAATGCGGTTTTCCATTTTACAACTTAGTATACTAATCTGCACATCAGCTGCAAGTTGTTGTACTCCGTAGCTCTAATATAAGGTAGTAATATgcaccatgttactactctaagttactccccactatgactagtctaagtgcCGCTTTGAAATAAGGTTGGAAGGAATTGTGTTGAATTATTATCGCCTTAAACGCTGGTTAGGTTTGTTCCTTAGTCATTTCGATCACGCAAATAAACTTATCAAAAATATATTTATGATGTAGCTTTCTGGAATACAGAACACACTTCTGCTCTGGTGCTCCTCCCTTGAAAAAATTCTGGGCGTGTCAAACACAACAACGGTGGAGATCTTTCCATACCTGTTTGTAAGCGGGTGCACGATTATATATAATTTCAGTGTAAATCCACCGTCTGTGCAGCCCTGTACAGGCCCGTATGGCCCATGTTGTGTTGTACCTCATTTTTATACGTATCTAGTATTCGGTTTTGCGAAACAAGGCATGCACGACGTGGGGCGGTACTTAGACGGATGAGATTGTTAACTAATCATGTGACCGCTTTTTTTCTTACGCGACGTACACATACCGTATCAATACATACGAGTATACATAGGCTGTATATAGGTTTCGACAGACCTAACACTGAAAAAAAGGACAACTATAACCCTTCAACCGAATTTAGGGGGGAGCACCAGAGCAGGCCTCTACAAAACAAACTTAAGACAATGAACCGGCCGTATGCTAGAGCAACTGAGCAAGTGTCTTACACTAGGCCATCTGGAATTGtagaaatgatattatctttaataGAAAACAAACTTTATAACTTCTTGTGGATAATTCTTCAGGCTACCCATTGGATTAACACATGGTGTTCACAGTATCGTGTGGAGGAGAGGACTTTATTAGCAGAGCCACGGCATGGGCATGTCCCAGTCCCACCCGTGGTAGAGtgagaagaagaggggtataggAGGAAAACGAAGAGTAGTCTGATTTCTTGTACTTCTTTCGTCTATAAATAGATGTCTGAGATTTATCTACATATATAtgtatcttgacactaaatatcgtCTAGATACATCTGGATTTAGATAAATCTCATACGTCTATTTGTAGATGGAAGAAATATTATTTAGATTTCTTTATGTGAGCTGACAAGTAGGGTACGGTCCATGTCAGCAAATAGGCTCTGACAATGGGTTCCACAGGGAACGGCCATCAGAACTCGCTGTCCGTCAGTGTCCACATCAATCCGACAGGTGAGCACTGCTGTCAGAAATGCTATCAGTTCGCAAAAATACCAAAACGTAAAGTGGTACTCGTCGAGATCATGGTACTATTATGCTATTAACTTCTTTATTTCAGAGGCCAAGGTTCTATGTGCACTACCAATATATCTCTATTCTGCTGCGTAAGGTTCTTTACATACATATCCACATGACAAACCTTGCAGCTTGGCACAATCCCGGCCATCCAATATGTAGCCGCG
Coding sequences within it:
- the LOC127343208 gene encoding protein RADIALIS-like 3, producing the protein MSSVSRSSSRGSVNAEWSTRENKLFEEALAYYGEGTPDRWLKVSRAMGGTKTADEVRRHYEILDNDVKLIESGRIPYPNYNAQGAWN